A genomic segment from Salvia splendens isolate huo1 chromosome 13, SspV2, whole genome shotgun sequence encodes:
- the LOC121762537 gene encoding uncharacterized protein LOC121762537 isoform X1 yields MVWEKEKSTFKYLLCGILRLHSMCDLASRVPKIEQYQEVALALTAYYKVAIQDLVYICKEAAFAAVCVDVKYLRTNDSSRSVSPTTEETLNHLGCSVILLFNFYSLCVSKSYFGNALLTNRLFISQFESRIVRAASEDNLFHELGKRWIAGATSFLCWTRP; encoded by the exons ATGGTTTGGGAAAAGGAAAAATCCACGTTCAAGTATTTGCTATGTGGAATTCTTCGGTTGCATTCCATGTGTGATCTTGCCTCCCGGGTGCCCAAAATTGAACAG TACCAAGAGGTTGCTCTAGCATTGACTGCATATTACAAGGTAGCAATCCAGGATTTG GTGTACATATGCAAAGAGGCAGCATTTGCTGCGGTTTGTGTAGATGTCAAGTATCTGCGGACCAACGATTCATCTAGAAGTGTATCCCCTACTACTGAAGAGACCTTGAATCACCTCGGCTGCAGTGTGATTCTTCTCTTCAATTTCTACAGTCTCTGTGTCAGCAAAAGTTATTTCGGGAATGCATTGTTAACAAACAG GTTATTTATAAGTCAATTTGAGTCCCGAATCGTTCGTGCTGCATCAGAAGATAATTTATTCCAT GAGCTTGGGAAGCGGTGGATTGCAGGAGCAACTAGCTTCCTGTGTTGGACTCGGCCCTGA
- the LOC121762536 gene encoding uncharacterized protein LOC121762536 isoform X1: MVWEKEKSTFKYLLCGILLLHSMCDLASRVPKIEQYQEVALALTAYYKVAIQDLVYICKEAAFAAVCVDVKYLRTNDSSRSVSPTTEETLNHLGCSVILLFNFYSLCVSKSYFGNALLTNRLFISQFESRIVRAASEDNLFHELGKRWIAGATSFLCWTRP; this comes from the exons ATGGTTTGGGAAAAGGAAAAATCCACGTTCAAGTATTTGCTATGTGGAATTCTTCTGTTGCATTCCATGTGTGATCTTGCCTCCCGGGTGCCCAAAATTGAACAG TACCAAGAGGTTGCTCTAGCATTGACTGCATATTACAAGGTAGCAATCCAGGATTTG GTGTACATATGCAAAGAGGCAGCATTTGCTGCGGTTTGTGTAGATGTCAAGTATCTGCGGACCAACGATTCATCTAGAAGTGTATCCCCTACTACTGAAGAGACCTTGAATCACCTCGGCTGCAGTGTGATTCTTCTCTTCAATTTCTACAGTCTCTGTGTCAGCAAAAGTTATTTCGGGAATGCATTGTTAACAAACAG GTTATTTATAAGTCAATTTGAGTCCCGAATCGTTCGTGCTGCATCAGAAGATAATTTATTCCAT GAGCTTGGGAAGCGGTGGATTGCAGGAGCAACTAGCTTCCTGTGTTGGACTCGGCCCTGA
- the LOC121762536 gene encoding uncharacterized protein LOC121762536 isoform X2, producing MVWEKEKSTFKYLLCGILLLHSMCDLASRVPKIEQYQEVALALTAYYKVYICKEAAFAAVCVDVKYLRTNDSSRSVSPTTEETLNHLGCSVILLFNFYSLCVSKSYFGNALLTNRLFISQFESRIVRAASEDNLFHELGKRWIAGATSFLCWTRP from the exons ATGGTTTGGGAAAAGGAAAAATCCACGTTCAAGTATTTGCTATGTGGAATTCTTCTGTTGCATTCCATGTGTGATCTTGCCTCCCGGGTGCCCAAAATTGAACAG TACCAAGAGGTTGCTCTAGCATTGACTGCATATTACAAG GTGTACATATGCAAAGAGGCAGCATTTGCTGCGGTTTGTGTAGATGTCAAGTATCTGCGGACCAACGATTCATCTAGAAGTGTATCCCCTACTACTGAAGAGACCTTGAATCACCTCGGCTGCAGTGTGATTCTTCTCTTCAATTTCTACAGTCTCTGTGTCAGCAAAAGTTATTTCGGGAATGCATTGTTAACAAACAG GTTATTTATAAGTCAATTTGAGTCCCGAATCGTTCGTGCTGCATCAGAAGATAATTTATTCCAT GAGCTTGGGAAGCGGTGGATTGCAGGAGCAACTAGCTTCCTGTGTTGGACTCGGCCCTGA
- the LOC121762537 gene encoding uncharacterized protein LOC121762537 isoform X2 yields the protein MVWEKEKSTFKYLLCGILRLHSMCDLASRVPKIEQYQEVALALTAYYKVYICKEAAFAAVCVDVKYLRTNDSSRSVSPTTEETLNHLGCSVILLFNFYSLCVSKSYFGNALLTNRLFISQFESRIVRAASEDNLFHELGKRWIAGATSFLCWTRP from the exons ATGGTTTGGGAAAAGGAAAAATCCACGTTCAAGTATTTGCTATGTGGAATTCTTCGGTTGCATTCCATGTGTGATCTTGCCTCCCGGGTGCCCAAAATTGAACAG TACCAAGAGGTTGCTCTAGCATTGACTGCATATTACAAG GTGTACATATGCAAAGAGGCAGCATTTGCTGCGGTTTGTGTAGATGTCAAGTATCTGCGGACCAACGATTCATCTAGAAGTGTATCCCCTACTACTGAAGAGACCTTGAATCACCTCGGCTGCAGTGTGATTCTTCTCTTCAATTTCTACAGTCTCTGTGTCAGCAAAAGTTATTTCGGGAATGCATTGTTAACAAACAG GTTATTTATAAGTCAATTTGAGTCCCGAATCGTTCGTGCTGCATCAGAAGATAATTTATTCCAT GAGCTTGGGAAGCGGTGGATTGCAGGAGCAACTAGCTTCCTGTGTTGGACTCGGCCCTGA